The Petrocella atlantisensis genome has a window encoding:
- a CDS encoding Veg family protein, with translation MIAKEDLFAVREQVKAHVGSKVLIRANKGRKRIVVKEGVLENTYPSIFVVKVKNLEQNSFRSVSYSYTDLLTHNVELSICGE, from the coding sequence ATGATCGCAAAAGAGGACTTATTTGCAGTTAGAGAACAGGTTAAAGCTCATGTCGGCAGCAAGGTTCTAATTCGGGCCAACAAAGGACGGAAGAGAATTGTGGTAAAGGAAGGTGTGTTGGAAAACACATATCCTAGTATCTTCGTAGTTAAGGTAAAGAATTTAGAGCAAAATTCATTTAGGAGTGTTTCCTATAGTTATACAGATTTATTAACACATAATGTAGAATTATCCATTTGTGGCGAATAG